The Anaerobaca lacustris genome segment CGCCGACCTCGCTGTTGCTGCGGATATAGGCGTGCCCGCCGTGCCGGCCCGTCAGCAGATTGCACCGAGCCGGGGCGCAGACGGCCGAGCCGCTGTAGTAATCGGTGAACCGCATCCCCTCGGCGGCCAGCCGGTCGATGTGGGGCGTTTCGATCTTCTTCTGCCCGTAGCAGCCCAGTTCCGCATAGCCCAGATCGTCGGCCATGATGAAGATGATGTTGGGCTTGCCCGGCGTCAGCCGCTCGCCGAACCCCCGCCCCGCGACCGTCGGCCCTAGTGCCGCCGCCAATCCCATGGTCTTGAGGAAATCGCGCCGTTTGAGAACTCCATGCATCGTTGCACCGCCTTTCTGATCCGACGAGCCCCCTGCCCCCCCAGGACGCCGTCTATTGTACACGCTCCTGCCCGTCTGCGAAACGGCGCAGACTCCGCTTCTGCACCGGGACCAGGATACGGGGTTCATGGGCGCAGGCGTTGGAATCGGATGGCGTATTCGGATATGGTAGAGGCTTGGCTCCGTTGGGCTCCATCGTGTATACTTCCGGGTCGATACGGCACGAAACGAACCCGAATTGAAAGCCCAGGATGGAAACGACTGACAACATTGCCCTGCCGGAGCGCGTCTCTCATATCAGGGCCGCTGACCGAGACATCTACCTCGTCGGCACCGCCCACCTGTCGAAGGACAGCGTCGAGGACGTTCGCACAATGGTCGAACGGGTCAAGCCCGACGCCATCTGCATCGAATTGTGCCAGGGGCGTTACCAGGCCATGACCCAGGCCGACAACTGGGCCAAGATGGACATCTTCAAGATCGTCCGGCAGAAGAAGGCCACCTTCCTCCTGGCGCAGTTGATTATGACCAGCTTCTATCGGCGTCTGGGCGAGAAGCTGGGCATCCAGCCGGGGGCCGAGATGCTCAAAGGCATCGAACTGGCCGAGCAGACCGGGGCCCAACTGGTTCTGGCCGACCGCGACATCGAGATCACGCTCAAACGCGTCTGGGGCTATCTGAGCTTCTGGAGCAAGTTCAAGCTGTTCCTCCACATGGCCACGGGCGTCCTGGTGCGTGAGGAAATCGACAGCGACATGATCGAGACCCTCAAGAAGCAGGACCAGCTCGAGGCCGTGATGGCCGAGTTCGCCGCCAAGTATCCCGAGATCAAGCGAAGGCTGATCGACGAGCGGGACACCTACCTGGCCGAGAAGATCCGCACGGCGCCGGGCAAGACGATCGTCGCCGTCGTCGGAGCCGGCCACGTCCCAGGCATCACGCCGCAGGTTCACGAGCCGCACGCGCTCGATGAGTTGATGGAGTTGCCCACGAAATCCGTCTGGCCGACGATCATCAAGTGGGGCGTTCCGCTGGCAATCCTGATGCTGATCGCCTATGGCTTCACGAAGGGGGCCGACCACGGGTTCCAGAACATCACCATCTGGTTCCTCGTCAACGGCGTGCTTTCGGCCCTCGGCGCAGCGGTGGCCCTGGCGCATCCTCTGACGGTGCTGTCGGCGTTCCTGGCGGCCCCGCTGACCAGCCTGAATCCGCTTTTTGCCGCCGGCTGGGTGGCGGGCATCGTGCAGGCCCTCATCAAGAGGCCCAAGGTCAGCGACCTGGAAGACCTGCCCGACGCCATCGGCAGCGTGCGCGGCTTCTGGACCAACCCGGTCACGCGAATCCTGCTGGTCGTGGCACTGGCCAACCTGGGCAGCATGATCGGCACGTACATCGCCGGCGTATGGATCGCCGCCCGGTCGGTGTAGGCTGAAGAAGGTTAGAGGAATTGCCTGTTGACGGCCGCGAACCCATTCCGTATGATGACCGCCTCAATAGACAGATCGCCCGAGCCGGAGTGGCGGAACTGGCAGACGCGCGGGATTCAAAATCCCGTCCTGGCAACAGGGTGAGGGTTCGAGTCCCTCCTCCGGCAGTTGTCGCCGCGCCGCGCGGAACAGGGGCGTCGGGCATGTCCGCAGAACCGCGATGGTCACACCGTTGATCGACGCGCCAGAATTCCACGGGGATGGATCCGCATGCAAAGAGAGAACCCTCAGATCACGCCGGAGTCACTGCATTCGTTCTTCGGACCCGACGGAGCTGCCTTGGGCCATCTCGTGATCGATTCGAACACCGGCGGCGTCAGCGCCGGCGGCATTCGAATGGTCTCGCAGATGCCTACGGCCGACCTGTGCCACCTGGCTCGGGCAATGACATTGAAGTATGCGTTCTTGCGGTGGCCGTTCGGCGGCGCCAAGGCGGTCATCTTCGCCCGTCGCGACATGCTGTCGCACCAGGACAGAGAGCAACTCATCCGAGAATTTGCAGAGCGGCTTGTGCCGTTCAGGGGACGCTATCTGCCGGGCACGGACGCCGGCACAGACGACGACGATCTGCGTCTGATCTGCCGGACCGCCGGTCTGATGCGGCCGCGATCGGCGCGGGATTCGGGATATTATACGGCGCTGACACTACGCCTGTGTATCGAACATGTCGCTGTGGCACAGAAACTCGCCCTGAAAGGCTCCCGCGTTGCCATCGAAGGGTTTGGCAAAGTCGGCGGCGCATTGGCTCAGCAGCTTGTCGAGATCGGATGCCGCATCGTGGCCGTCTCGACGGATCGCGGCGCCGTCCACGATGCCGAGGGGCTCGACGTGGCACGGCTGTTGCGCGAGCGAGACATCGCCGGAAGCGATTGTGTGAACCGATACGATCCATCGCGACGGATCGCGCCAAGCGACGTGCCGACGGTGCCGGCCGATTTCTTCGCGCCCTGCGCCCTGTCCTGGAGCATCGACAGCTCCAATGCCGACCGTGTCCAGGCCAGGGCGATCGTATGCGGAGCCAACAACCCCGTCACGGAAAAGGCCCGCCAGGCGCTGTTGGCCAGGAGCGTCCTTTGCTTTCCCGATTTCGTCTCCAATGCCGGAGGCACGCTCGGCGGCATTGTCGGTTCGCTGGCGGTCAGCCACAAAACCGTCGTTCGATTCATCGAACAGCAATTCTCGCCCAAGGTTCACCACCTGATCGCCCTGGCTCACAAGACGGATCGGCCTCTGGAAACGGTCGCCCTGCAGATCGCCTCAGCGAATCTCGACGCCATGAAGCAGGCCGGACCGCGCCGCAGAAACCCGCTGTTCTCACACTTCGTGAACCTCGTTCGACGTGGACGTTTGCCCGGCGTCCTGACGAGAACATTCGGCCTGGCGTACGTCCGCAGGACCATGTCCTGATTGGGGCCGGCAGTCTCCGCCGATCAGAGACAACACCGTTGCGTACTTGTGCGAGCCCGGACGGGCGGCGATATCCGTCACCGTATCGAGATCGACCGTCACTTGGGGACCGAGAATGCGCGAGAAACGCTGGACAATGGTCTTACCCAATTTCCCGTCCTTGGCAAATGAGACATCCGCCGCCTCGACGACGGCATCCTTGACCAGCAGGACACGGATATGGTCGTGTCGCTCCTGGCGAATCTGGAACTTGGCCAGATGCGGAACGTCTTCCAGAGCCAGCGTGAGATGATAGGGATGAAGGATGCGACCGTCGGGCCGGACGATCGAGTCTACCCGGCGCCCGTCGATGCGGGCAAGCATGGGCAACGCCCTGCCGCAACGACATGGCTCGACCGCCCTTGAGGCGTAATCACCCAATCCCGAATACCGGATAATCGGCGTCGCACGATTGAACAGATCGGTGACCACCACTCGGCCCGTCCGGCCGGGAGCGACTTCCTTGTCGTTATCGCCCAGCAGCTCCACGAGCACTTTCCACGTCAGCAGATGCAGGCCGCAGTGCTCCGGGCACTCGGCGGCAAGGAATCCCGCCTCCGTCGAACCGTACACATCCATCAGCTCGCCGTCGAACGTCCGGCCGATCAGCTTGCGAAGCGGCTCGTCCAGAACCTCGCCGATGACCATGATCAACTCAGGCTGATACACCGCCGTGCCGCTGGTGCGGACCGCCATGCAGATGTTGCGCAGGATGCTCGGATACGTCATCAGAAGCTCCGGCCGCTTGCGATTGATCGCCTCAATGTGCTCCTGCGGTGACAGGAGCGAGTTCACCACGGCGTGCTTCATCGATGGAAACACCCGACGTTGCAGGCTCTCATAGGCCCGCGGCTCATCGACCACGATAGACAGGTGCCGGATATTCGTTCGCAGCAGGAAGTCCTTAGAGGCCGAGACCACCGTGATGGGACGGCGTCCGGCCATGATTTGCGGCAGATTGACGGAGAAATCGAAGAGGGCCTTGTCGAGGTCCAAAAACACGCGCACCGGAGTGCCCGTCGAGCCCGAGGTCCCCACAATGTAGCATCGGCGAGATGGATACGTTCGCGACAGAATGCCGTCCGGGAAGTTCCGTCGGAGATCGTCCTTCGTGACGACCGGGAGTTTCTCGATATCGGCCAGCGCTTGGATGTCCTCCGGCCGCACACCGGCCCGGCGCCACAGGCGGTGGTAGAGCTCCACGTTCTCATACGCGTGGGTAACAACCTCCCGCAACCGTTCTATCTGAAACTGCTCGGTTTCCTCCGGCGTCATCGCCGCCAGACGCCGCACCTGCCTGCAATACTGCCCGTAGCGAATGCCGCGAAGAAGGTCGGTCAGGCCCACTCGTTCGCGGAACGGTCGCGTCCGCACCTCAACGCTCAACGGTCACCTCGATCCGAGGCATGGCCCGATGCATCGCGACTCGATGCGGATTGAGACAATCGTCGAGAGATCCGGCTATCGATGTATCGTTCCTTGTTCGCACGGCCCCGTCGTTCCAGCCAGGGTCGAACCACGCGCCGCAGGCCGGGAAAGACGTAGCCGATCGTACAGATGGCACCCATGGGGGGCGGCACGGCTCGCTCACGCCGCCCGTCGGCGGCGCAGGCAAGAATCTGCCCGGCAATCTGTTCGGCCGTGCTCATCCGCTGGGAGAAGGCCAGAGCCGTGACGTCTTCGACCTGGTCGGCGAAGAACTCCGTGTCCACCAGGCCGGGGCTGACCACGGAGACGGTGATGCCGGTGCCTTCGAGTTCCTCCGCCAGCGACAGGCTGAAGGCACGCAATCCGAATTTCGTCGCACAATAGGTCGCCGTTCCGCCGCTGGGCACGCGACCGGCCAGCGAGGCCACGTTGACAATCGCACCGCCACCCGCTCGACGCAGATAAGGCAAGGCCATGCGGCACAAGACCGCCGGCGCTTTTAAGTTCACGTCGATCATCCGCGCCAGTTCGTCCGGGCAGCGCCGCTCGAGCGGCCCTCGGGCGTGATAACCGGCGTTGTTGACGAGAACGTCCACCCCCCCGAACTGCGTCTGCGTCCGCTCCAGCATCGTCCCCATGGCGTCCGTATCGGTCACGTCGGCGGCGACCACCAGCACCCGGTCGGGCCCGATCTGGCGGGCGACGGTTTCGAGGGCCTCTCTGCGCCGGGCCACGAGAACAACGCACGCCCCCTCGACGGCAAACTGCTTTGCGGCCGCCGCTCCGATCCCGCAGGACGCCCCCGTAACGATCACACGCTTATCGATGAATCTGCCTGCCACCTGCGTTCCTTGCGACCCCCCAGAACCCATCCGGAAGAAGATGGGCAGATTCTATCCGCTTCGGGGCTGCACGACAAGCCCTCGTTCCGTCGGGCGGCGCCGGCGCCAACGGGGTCTAACGCTACTCTCTCCAATATCGGGTGACGATTCCGTCGGTGATCTCGAAGTAGAGCACGGTACGTTCCTCGCGCTTGTCGTCGAAGTTCAGGAAGATGAAGGCCTTGAAGTCGCTGTCGACCTTCTTCGTGTAGACGTATCGGAGGATCTCTGTTCCCTCGGGTGTCTGCGTCTGGCTCGTCGGTTCGCCGAGGGTGCCGAGCACCCATTCCCTGCTGGTCGAGCCCACCCGGACCTGCCGGAGCGTCTCGGCGCCGACGGCCGGGCCCTTCGGGCCGTAACGCACGTCGGACCGGCCCGAAATGCACCCGGTCAGTACGAAACCGAAAACCGCACACAAAAGGATCGTCCCTGCTGACGCCATCGTCTTTCGTTCGGCCATAATCGTCGCTCCTAAACCACCATCATCACACATGATCTTCTCTGATCTCGTGACGCACCGCGCGCCAGATCGTAGTCCTGCGTGCCTTGGCTGTCAACCGACACCGCTCGAAGATAAGAGGCACAATGGAAACCGCAAAGTCACGGAGAAAGCCGGATGGGCAATTGAGGGTTGCACAACGAACAGGAATCATGCTACAAGCGGGCCTCAATGCCCAACGAAACGGTCCAGGACAGGGAGCAGGCTATGACGATGCGATCCGATCTACGGCTGAACAGACGCGAATTCCTTGCCGCCGGCACAGCGGCGTTGGCGACGGGCGCCCTCGGCTTGCCGGGCTGTGCAACGAAACCGTCGAGCTACGCGCCGGCCCCCGCCAGCCGATGGGCGCTGCTGGCCGATACGCACATCGCCGCCGATCCCGACGACCACAGCGGCGAGTTCTATCCGCACCGCCACATGGCAAAGGTTGTCGAGCACGCGCTGGCGAACCCGCCCGAGGGGATGGTGATCGCCGGCGACGTGGCCCGCCTGCAGGGGCTGGCCGACGATTACGTCCAGGTCCGCAAGCTCCTGTCGCCACTCGACAGCAAGGTACCGGTCTACATGGCGCTGGGCAACCACGACGACCGGGCAAACATCCTGGCCGAGTTCACAAACCCGCCCGGTCGGATTCAGCCGGTCAAGAACAAGCACGTGACCATCGTCGACGCGGGGCCCGTCCGGCTGGTCCTCCTCGATTCGTTGTGGAAGGTCAACGAGACGCCGGGCCTGCTCGGCAAGGCGCAGCGGGACTGGCTCAAGGCGTATCTGGCCGAGTCCGACGAGACCCCCCTGCTGCTGTGCTTCCATCATTCGCTGCGCGACAGCGACGGCGACCTGCTCGATTCGCCGAGGCTCTTCGAGATCATCGAGCCGGTACGAAAGGTCAAGGCCCTGGTCTATGGCCATTCGCACGATTACCTCTACGCCGTGCACGAAGGGATTCATCTGATCAACCTGCCGGCCGTCGGCTACAGTTTCCGAGCCGAGATGCCGCTCGGCTGGGTCGAGGCGAACCTGACCGCCCGAGGCGGCGACTTCACCCTGCACGCCGTGGCCGGCAATACCGACATCGACGGCCAGGTCACATCGCTGACCTGGCGAACGTAGATCAACAGCGCGCAACCAACAGAAAGACGGGATAGTCCTTGGGCCGATCGGCGCCTTCGCCCTGGCGACGGATCGTGTGGACCGTCCGTATGCTCCTGACCGAAAAGCCCACCGTCTCGATCTGCGATCCGAGCCAGACCGGGTCGATGCCATGATGGACTTCATGCGCGCCGTCCCTGTGGAAAGTCCCGTCCTCCGGTTCGAGGTCGGCGACAGCGATCCAGCCGCCCGGCCGAACCCACTGCGCGAACCGCGCCAGAAGCGCCGGAATGTCCTCGATGTGGTGAAAAACCATGCTGCTGACGATGGCGTCGAACTGTACGCCCGATGGTTGTGGATATCCATTTTCGAGCACAAGGGTCCGGACGTGATCCAGGCCCGACGCCTTCGCCTTGGCTTCAAGCACCGCCAGCATCTGCACCGACGTGTCCGCCGCCGTGATCGAAGCAACCTTCGTCGCCAGCTCACGTGTAATCAGCCCGGTCCCGCACCCGAAATCCATGACCGCCATCCGAGACGTCAGCGGAACCGCCGCGAGCATCGCCCCGGCAACCGCCTTCGCCAGCTCCACACGCGTCGGATTGTCATCCCAAGTCACCGCCGCCGCGTCGAAATAGTCCTTCGCCCCTGCGGCCTCCTGCATCGCATCTCCCGGTGTCGGTCCCTTGCGATCCACGTTCATGGTCTAACCTCTATCCGCTTTGCAGTCTATTCCACTTCTCGGGCGACGACGTCGAGGACCTGCCTCTCGCGTCGTTCCAGCAGGTCGCCGAGGGCGGGCAGGCTGAAACGATAGCACAGGACAAGCGCTGCCAGCAGCACTGCCGAGGCGATGAGGTTTACCGTTGCAGCCGAGGCCCAGCCGGACCTGTCGAACAACAAACCCGCCAGAGGCATGAGGAAGATCGGGATCAGCGTCACGGGAAACAGCAGATGCGACAGCAGAATCAGAAGGGTCGTCGTCGTGCGCGTCTTCGTCCGTTTCATCGAGCCCGGAGCGACCCGGTACGGCACGAGGACCGAGAGGAGATTGCCCATCATGCTCAGCAACAGGAAGGCGGCGGGCAACTGCAGGATCGTCGCGACCACAACCGTCGCCGGCGGATGCGCGACAAACGTCACGAGCATCAACAGGACCAGACCGATCGCGGCGCCGATCGGAAACAACGCGAGGTTTTTGCCAAGCAGAATCCACTGGCGCCGCGTCGGCAGCAACACCAGTGTGCGGAACCCTCCCCGGTCGAAGCCGAACAGATTGAACATGAGCTGGCTCATGCCGAAGAACGTCACCGCCACAGCACCGGTCGCCATGAACGGTTTGACAATATCGGGTGTGGTGGAAGATCGCTTGAACAGCGCCATCCCACCAAACATTACCAGCCACATCAGGTTCATCCCCAACGCCATCTTCACTTCCGGCGCGCGTTTGAGAGACCGAAAGAACGCCCAGGCCAGCGTGGACGCCTCGTGGGGTATGCCCGGCAGGCGCCGGTCGCCGTCGTCGCGGACGCCTACGACAACCCTGGTCTTGGCCTTCGGCCTGGTCTTCTTGTCGGTCTCGCCGCCCTGATAGAAACGAAGGGTGGACCGATAGGCGCGTCCGAGCCCCAGCGTCCCGATGGTGAAGACGCCGAGGGTCGCCAGAATTGTGGGCCGGACATCGCCGGCGGCCAGCGTCATCGCCCCGTTGCCCACCCAGAGAAACGGAACGACCTTGTGCGCCGTCAGCATGAGCGGCGGAATCGTTCTTTCCCGCTTGTCCTGTGAGGGCGTCTGGTCCTGCTCCTCGGAGGGCACGGATGAGACGGCTCTTGGCCGGTGGCGGCCACGATCCGAAGTCGCCTGAACCAGGAGATTGGGCAGTTGGGTCAGGAGGATGAAACCCACGGTGACGCCCGCGATGATCGCCCGCCGGCGTCGTGGGTTGATCATCAGCGCAACCAGCCAGCCGCGAAGGCAGTAGATCCACGAGGTAATCATGAAAACGAAGCCGATCACCAGCGGCAGCATCCAGAGCATCTCCGCTCCTCGGCCCAGAGCCAGTCCCAGGGCTAATCCGATCATGCCGGGAACGAACAGGATAACGCTCAGAGACAGATGCGAGGCAAGGTAATTGATGACGAAGATCTGCCTCAGCGAGATCGGCAGGTGCAGCATGCGTCCGATGTCGATCGTTTCGGAACGCTGAATCTCCGAGACGATGGACATCATGCAGAAGAACAGGAACACGACGATCACCGCATCCCAGATGGCCAGCAGCACGGTCGGTGGGACCTTCGGCAGCGCCAAGCTCCCCGCCAGCAGGCCCGCCAGTGCGCCGCCGGCGCCGGCGACCAGCCCAAGGGCAACGATGATCAGCGTGAGCACCGCCCCCAGGCCGCCGGCTCGTGCCCATTGGCTGCGGCTCAGACGCCAGCGCAGCCACAGGATCGTGCGGAGCTGGTCGGTGTCCATCTACGCCTCCAGCCAACTGAGCTTCTGGCGTTCGATGTGGTCGCTTCCGACGACTTCGAGGAACCGCTGCTCCAGCGAGCCGCGATCTCGAATCTCATCCATCGCGGACTGGTGCACGAGCCGGCCCTGGGCGACGATCCCCACGTCGGTACACAGCTTCTCGACGATCTCCAGCACGTGGGACGTCAGGAACACGGTCGCGCCCCGGCGGACGCACTGCCTCAGCGTGTCGCGCAGCACGGCCGACGAAACGGCATCGACGCCTTCAAACGGCTCGTCCAGAAACAGCAGGTCCGGATTGGGGATCAGCGCGGCCGCCAGCGCCAGCTTCTTCTTCATGCCGTGCGAATACTCGACCGTCAGCTTCGCCTCCTCGTGCGCCAGCGTCATCATCGCCAGCAGTTCGTCGCAGCGCTGCCGCACCACCGCTGCGGGCAACTGGTACATCCGTCCGACGAACGTCAGATACTCCCGCCCGGTCAGGTTGTCGAACAGGGCCAGGTCCTCGGGCACCACGCCGACCCGCCGTTTGACCTCGCGGGCCCGACGCAGATCGCTCGTGTCTTCGCCCAGGACGCACATGGACCCCGAGGTGGGGGCCAGCAGACCCGTGAGCATCTTGATCGTGGTGGACTTGCCGGCGCCGTTGGGACCGAGGAAGCCGTAGAACGTCCCGGTCCGGACGTGCAGATCCAGACCGTCCACGGCCGTCAGATCACCGAAGCGACGTGTCAACCCGCTTGTCTCAATCGCCAGTTCCATGGGCGACAAATCTACGCTGCCCAAAAGCGAAAAGCAAGCCCCTTCCTCCCGCCGGGCTCCATCGATGCGCGTAGGGGCGACGCATGCGTCGCCCCTACAGATCGAATGCGAAAGCGTCTTTATCGCAGAAACAGCATCTCGGCGTAGATCGGCAGCGGCCAGAGCTTGGCGTCGACGAGGGCCTCCAACTCATCGGCCGCCGCCCGAACGACGCCCATCGCCGGCAGAACATCGTGCGCGTAGCTCTCGGCATGGGCCTCACAACCAGTCGTCGCAGCTGCCTTGGCGGTGGCTTCTTCCAGTTTGCCGATCCCATTCTCCAGGGTCGTGACGAGTTCGCAGACACGCGCGAGCATCTTGCTCTGGGTCTCGGCGTTGCCGCCCACTCCGGAGACGGCTGCCACGGCGGCCGCCAGGCGAGCCGAGTACTCGCAGGACGCCGGGAGAATCTGCCGCTTGGCGATGCTCAGCATGGTCTGCGCCTCGATGTTGATCTGGCGACTGTAGACCTCGAGCAGAATCTCGGTCCGCGCCTTGAGCTCCTGCCCCGAGAGCACGCCATGCTTGCTAAACAGCGCAAGATTCTCTTTGGAAGGGATGCCCTTGAGCGATTCGACGGTCGAGCGGATGTTCGACAGCCCGCGTCTCTCTGCTTCGGCCACCCACTCGGCGGTGTAGTTGTCGCCGTTGAACAGAATCCGGGCGTGCTTGACGGCGATGTCCTGCAGGATGTTCTGCGCGGTCGCCTTGACGTCGCGGGCTTTCTCCAGTTCGTCGGCGATGTCACAGAGGGCGTCGGCCACGATCGTGTTGAGCACGAAGCTGGGGCCCGAGACGGATTGGGTCGAGCCGACCATGCGAAACTCGAACTTGTTGCCCGTAAAGGCGAACGGCGACGTCCGGTTGCGGTCCGTGCAGTCCTTCGGCAGCGGCGGCAGGGTCGAGACCCCGAGCTTGAGCTGCCCGCCGACCTTGCTGCTCTTGGCCGGGCCCTTGGCCAGTTGCTCGAAGATGTCGGTCAACTGATCGCCGAGGAAGACCGACACGATGGCCGGCGGCGCCTCGTTGGCGCCGAGCCGATGCTCGTTGCCGGCATTGGCCACACTGGCGCGGAGCAGCATCGCGTTCTTGTCCACCGCCTTGACGACAGCGCAGAGCATCACGAGGAAGACCATGTTGTCGTGCGGCGTGTCACCCGGATCGAGCAGGTTGATCCCGTCGTCGGTCACCATGCTCCAGTTGTTGTGCTTGCCCGAGCCGTTGACCCCGGCGAACGGCTTCTCGTGCAGCAGGCATACGAACCCGTGATGCAACGCCACCTTTTGCAGCGTGTCCATCGTCACCTGGTTGTGGTCGGCGGCCACGTTGACCGTCGAGAAGACCGGGGCCAATTCATACTGCGCCGGCGCGACCTCGTTGTGCTGGGTCTTGGCCGTGACGCCGAGCTTCCACAGTTCGTTGTTGACCTCGTTCATGAAATTGGCCACGCGCTCGTGGAGCGAGCCAAAATAGTGGTCCTCCAGTTCCTGTCCGCGCGGTGGCTTGGCGCCGAACAGCGTCCGCCCGGCCAGAACGAGGTCCAGACGCTTTCTGTAGAATTCCTGATCGATCAGGAAGTATTCCTGCTCGGGGCCCATCGTCGCCGTGACCCGCGAACTGCTCGTGTTGCCAAGGGCCCTCAGCACGCGAACCGCCTGCTTGTTCAGCGCGTCCATCGAACGCAGCAGCGGCGTCTTCTTGTCCAGGGCATCGCCCGTATACGAGCAGAACGCGCTGGGAATGTACAGCGTGATGTTCTTGCCGTTCTCCTTGACGAACACCGGCGAGGTGCAATCCCACGCCGTATAGCCTCGGGCCTCGAACGTGGCCCGCAGACCGCCGGAGGGGAACGACGAAGCATCGGGCTCGCCCTTGATCAGCTCCTTGCCGCTGAACTCCATGATCGTGCGACCGTCGGGCGTTGGCGAAATGAACGCATCGTGCTTCTCGGCCGTCAGACCGGTCATCGGCTGGAACCAGTGGCAGTAGTGCGTCGCGCCCTTGGCGATGGCCCAGTCCTTCATGGCATTGGCGATCACGTCGGCGGTCACGGGATCCAGCGGCTGCGCGCCGTCCAGCGTCTTCTTGAGTGAGCGGAACACGTTCTTCGGCAGACACTCCCGCATCGTCGCCTCGTTGAACACGTTGCGTCCAAATGAATCACTGACTGTAATCGACATCTTTGACTCCTCAATTGCCATCCCATTGATTCCCGGTCAATCCCATCTGCGCCGTCCGGCGGACGGCACCCGT includes the following:
- a CDS encoding glutamine synthetase III, which translates into the protein MSITVSDSFGRNVFNEATMRECLPKNVFRSLKKTLDGAQPLDPVTADVIANAMKDWAIAKGATHYCHWFQPMTGLTAEKHDAFISPTPDGRTIMEFSGKELIKGEPDASSFPSGGLRATFEARGYTAWDCTSPVFVKENGKNITLYIPSAFCSYTGDALDKKTPLLRSMDALNKQAVRVLRALGNTSSSRVTATMGPEQEYFLIDQEFYRKRLDLVLAGRTLFGAKPPRGQELEDHYFGSLHERVANFMNEVNNELWKLGVTAKTQHNEVAPAQYELAPVFSTVNVAADHNQVTMDTLQKVALHHGFVCLLHEKPFAGVNGSGKHNNWSMVTDDGINLLDPGDTPHDNMVFLVMLCAVVKAVDKNAMLLRASVANAGNEHRLGANEAPPAIVSVFLGDQLTDIFEQLAKGPAKSSKVGGQLKLGVSTLPPLPKDCTDRNRTSPFAFTGNKFEFRMVGSTQSVSGPSFVLNTIVADALCDIADELEKARDVKATAQNILQDIAVKHARILFNGDNYTAEWVAEAERRGLSNIRSTVESLKGIPSKENLALFSKHGVLSGQELKARTEILLEVYSRQINIEAQTMLSIAKRQILPASCEYSARLAAAVAAVSGVGGNAETQSKMLARVCELVTTLENGIGKLEEATAKAAATTGCEAHAESYAHDVLPAMGVVRAAADELEALVDAKLWPLPIYAEMLFLR